In the Halodesulfovibrio aestuarii DSM 17919 = ATCC 29578 genome, one interval contains:
- a CDS encoding TonB-dependent receptor, translated as MATTLMRLRIQLFAATLLLVFATAAVSFAAQGQEAGTQQQAEAENTSNDRPLQLAPVVVTAEKRSENVQEIPSSISVISDMQMTDSGITDIEELSSLTPNLFISNWGSRSNSFIFIRGIGAVNNDPAVGYYVDDVSYMNSGAFDSNLYDIERIEVLRGPQGTLYGRNSLGGVINIVTKEPDNETHAGLTQRFGNYNLYETELYVRKPIINDKLFLGLSGNYQKHDGYSHNDYLDEDGDNLKSLNGRAHLRWMPSQDLDVILTVDGERIDDGAYPITRLSQVKNDPHRYSHDTSGSDERDSFGTSLRTKYDAEALTITSITSYRHYDDRVYNDQDFMPIPMMTSKQNLHDSQVTQEFRFASPKDNGNWKWLGGLYGFYHERDDNLILDFAPGVMLPTVGVTSDTDSIVDTMGTAVFGQATYTLFDKLDLTAGLRLDYERSAIDYENKLNGMQATKFDDSVNNNSLLPKFQIAYHLTDDVMTYATISRGYRSGGFNTAFLKTSDRTFDPEYSWNYELGAKTSWFNNRVNFNAAAFYITIEDQQVTTTLPNANTVIRNAGKSHNMGFELEGNAILFEGLTAEANFGYTYAEFTKYKDGSTDYKDNQAPFVPRYTYLGALQYRRPLIKEFNYLWNTGSLDLFARAEVQGTGPFYWDVANNLKQDPYEIFNFRVGFETEYFDIIAWCRNAFDKKYAKIAFDSGAGYALGQAGDPQTFGLTLRARF; from the coding sequence ATGGCAACCACCCTAATGCGTTTGCGCATTCAACTATTCGCTGCAACATTGCTGCTTGTATTTGCAACCGCCGCTGTGTCCTTTGCTGCTCAAGGCCAGGAAGCAGGTACACAACAGCAAGCTGAGGCAGAGAACACAAGTAACGACAGACCGTTACAACTGGCTCCTGTAGTTGTTACAGCAGAAAAACGTTCTGAAAATGTTCAGGAGATTCCTTCCAGTATTTCTGTCATCTCAGATATGCAAATGACAGACTCTGGTATCACCGATATTGAAGAACTCTCATCACTGACACCAAACCTTTTTATTTCAAACTGGGGCTCCAGAAGTAACTCTTTCATTTTTATCCGTGGTATCGGTGCGGTCAACAACGATCCGGCAGTCGGTTACTATGTAGATGATGTAAGCTATATGAACTCGGGTGCTTTTGACTCAAACCTTTATGACATTGAACGAATTGAAGTTCTCAGAGGCCCGCAAGGAACTCTGTATGGTCGAAATAGCCTGGGCGGTGTCATTAATATTGTTACAAAAGAACCAGATAATGAAACTCATGCAGGATTGACGCAACGCTTTGGTAACTACAATCTCTATGAAACAGAGCTCTATGTTAGAAAACCAATCATTAATGACAAGCTGTTTCTGGGACTCTCAGGCAACTATCAGAAACATGACGGCTACAGCCACAACGATTATCTAGACGAAGACGGCGATAACCTGAAAAGCCTCAATGGGCGTGCTCATCTACGTTGGATGCCTTCGCAGGATCTCGATGTCATTCTTACAGTTGATGGTGAAAGAATTGATGATGGTGCGTACCCGATTACTCGCTTATCTCAGGTTAAGAATGACCCTCATCGATACTCACATGACACCTCGGGGAGTGATGAGAGGGATTCTTTCGGCACGTCTCTTCGAACCAAATATGATGCTGAAGCACTTACCATCACCTCTATCACCTCTTACCGGCACTACGATGATCGAGTCTATAACGATCAGGATTTCATGCCAATACCGATGATGACTTCAAAGCAAAACCTCCACGACAGTCAGGTGACTCAGGAGTTCCGTTTTGCATCACCAAAAGACAACGGAAATTGGAAGTGGCTTGGCGGATTATACGGGTTCTATCACGAACGTGACGACAATCTTATTCTCGACTTTGCTCCGGGCGTTATGCTTCCGACAGTCGGAGTCACCTCAGACACCGACTCCATTGTTGATACCATGGGTACAGCAGTGTTCGGGCAAGCAACGTATACGTTATTCGATAAGTTAGACCTGACAGCCGGCCTGCGCCTTGACTATGAAAGAAGTGCTATAGATTACGAAAATAAACTTAATGGGATGCAGGCAACTAAGTTTGACGACAGCGTTAACAACAACAGCCTGCTTCCAAAATTCCAAATAGCCTATCACCTGACTGATGATGTTATGACCTATGCAACTATCTCCCGTGGTTATAGAAGCGGCGGTTTTAACACTGCATTTCTTAAAACCAGTGACCGAACCTTTGATCCGGAATACAGCTGGAACTATGAACTCGGTGCCAAAACATCCTGGTTCAATAACCGCGTGAACTTTAACGCAGCTGCTTTTTACATCACAATCGAGGACCAGCAGGTAACAACAACACTGCCAAATGCAAACACAGTTATCCGCAACGCTGGTAAGTCACACAACATGGGTTTTGAACTGGAAGGAAATGCAATCTTGTTCGAGGGCCTGACTGCTGAGGCAAACTTTGGTTATACCTATGCTGAGTTTACCAAATATAAAGATGGCAGCACCGACTACAAAGATAATCAGGCTCCTTTCGTTCCGCGCTATACATACCTCGGCGCGCTCCAATACCGACGTCCGTTAATAAAAGAATTCAATTACCTATGGAATACAGGTTCGTTAGATCTGTTTGCCAGAGCTGAAGTTCAGGGTACCGGTCCATTCTATTGGGATGTCGCAAATAATCTCAAACAGGATCCGTACGAAATATTCAACTTCCGCGTCGGCTTTGAAACAGAATACTTTGACATCATCGCCTGGTGCAGAAACGCATTTGATAAAAAATACGCAAAAATCGCATTCGATTCCGGCGCTGGTTACGCATTGGGACAGGCTGGAGATCCGCAAACATTCGGGCTTACTCTTCGAGCCAGATTCTAA
- a CDS encoding MMPL family transporter, translating to MSGYVPPTDTIFSRLALLICRHPWRTVCALSLCTALFIVQMQKLTFDNSEDIWFVQGDPSLSRVQTFRKLFGNDDFVFMVFNSSKVFSKESLTSLEKLAGELETKVPYVKDVTWLGNAEYMEGKDDTIHISKLFESKKADTINLDEVKQKALNEKLFQNSVISPDGKHLGLIVELGAYPDTVEDPRSEVAPAITKILQQPEYASLAPHLVGQPILHHVYNMLSLTESQKFFGLCLLIQFLLLLKFTKGFKGVLTSLAVVFISVVWTMGLIHILGYTLNLFIILVPTLLICIGIGDSMHIISAYHQHQSTTDSPRTAIIKSISEVGPPCLFTSLTTAAGFLAFNAADIRPFREMGIYASLGTMAAFVLSIVLVTLLYHSNKKENSKVTQNNFIERLLEQMLNHIARINITTPKRVIACFVLLTIASCFGYSRVEVETNTARMLSPALPLRQAYDAIDNTMGGSMSVELMLNTGTLNGIKNTEFLLKLNELQQKIEALPTVTSTTSINDLLKKINQSMHGNNPAYYVLPSSSRSIAQYLLLYELADGQELDKLLSFKNDVARLTVKTTALGTKQVRELAAFVEKEGKKIFGSSAKVEMAGHLYWVKAMNDLLGAGQQKSFLTAIIIISLLMSVCLRSLKLGLISIVPNIFPVLITLGLMGATGMYMDMPLMSFSAIIIGVAVDDTIHFLFRFKKEFACYGSYSKAITSTLRTVGKPLMFTTVILASGFSVLTFSELTGVAKFGGLACFAFIWALLADFFFVPSLVLLCKPLGKEVITPANHTTPHKRSNTMQGTVIGVIGGSGRVGKEAVTYLLKETPYSIIIGGRTYRPQEIPDSDRTSFKTVDLFSPDSLKEFCSACTIVINCAGPSALVKDIVALSALEHGAHYVDPGGHNPVYHTLTQHQQKLKEKKRVAVIACGILPGLSELFPIYEAQQGLDTINSMEYHYIGRDKWTHNSAYDIAWGVGNIGIGEAPIIYTDGVPKEVNLLTSGKKITLPQPVGTCKLFPVLREEMREFITLNNIKNVAAYGNNWGFWVSMATIVISLFKWHRSERQLHQAAELIVKAARKDMKNKNPGFMLHLLMRGTQNGQPASLTSTLYFEDTYRATGICAAITARLIAEQQIPSGRYWTSQLPNIERFMQYFLQQNYTITRSENIECTPCIQEPAA from the coding sequence ATGTCCGGTTACGTACCCCCAACAGACACCATATTTTCCCGACTCGCATTACTGATATGCCGCCACCCCTGGCGGACAGTTTGTGCTCTGTCTTTATGTACTGCATTATTTATAGTACAAATGCAGAAGCTTACGTTCGACAACTCGGAAGACATATGGTTTGTCCAAGGTGATCCGTCCCTTTCCCGTGTCCAAACATTCCGTAAACTTTTTGGTAATGATGACTTTGTCTTTATGGTCTTTAACTCCAGCAAAGTTTTTTCCAAAGAATCCTTAACCAGTCTTGAAAAACTGGCAGGCGAACTTGAAACAAAGGTGCCATACGTTAAGGACGTTACCTGGCTTGGAAACGCTGAATACATGGAAGGGAAAGATGATACGATTCACATCAGCAAGCTTTTTGAATCTAAAAAAGCCGACACAATAAACCTTGATGAAGTAAAACAAAAAGCACTTAATGAAAAACTTTTTCAAAACTCTGTCATCTCTCCAGACGGGAAACATCTTGGATTAATTGTCGAACTAGGCGCGTACCCGGACACAGTTGAAGACCCTAGAAGCGAAGTTGCGCCAGCCATCACAAAGATCCTGCAACAACCTGAATACGCATCGCTTGCTCCACATCTCGTCGGACAACCTATCCTTCATCATGTTTATAACATGCTGTCTTTGACAGAATCACAAAAATTTTTTGGACTATGTCTGCTCATCCAGTTTCTTCTGTTATTGAAATTCACAAAGGGATTCAAAGGCGTTCTTACCTCCCTTGCTGTTGTCTTTATTAGTGTAGTCTGGACAATGGGGCTTATTCATATCCTCGGTTATACGCTAAACCTTTTCATTATTCTCGTGCCCACCCTTCTGATTTGCATCGGAATAGGTGATTCCATGCACATAATCAGCGCGTACCATCAGCATCAGTCAACAACCGACTCCCCACGTACCGCAATTATCAAATCAATTTCTGAAGTAGGCCCACCGTGCCTTTTCACCAGTCTAACCACTGCAGCAGGGTTTCTCGCATTTAACGCGGCTGATATCCGCCCATTCCGCGAAATGGGCATCTATGCGTCACTCGGAACAATGGCTGCTTTTGTTCTGAGTATAGTGCTGGTTACCCTGCTGTACCACAGCAACAAAAAAGAAAACTCAAAAGTAACGCAAAACAATTTCATTGAAAGATTACTTGAACAGATGCTGAACCACATTGCCCGAATAAATATTACCACCCCTAAGCGGGTCATTGCATGTTTTGTTCTACTGACTATAGCTTCATGTTTTGGCTACTCACGAGTTGAAGTTGAAACCAATACCGCACGGATGCTATCTCCAGCCTTGCCCCTGAGACAGGCATATGATGCCATCGACAATACAATGGGTGGCTCCATGTCTGTGGAGCTTATGCTTAACACAGGCACTCTGAACGGCATTAAAAACACAGAGTTCCTTTTAAAGCTCAACGAACTTCAACAAAAAATAGAAGCCTTACCAACTGTAACCAGTACAACAAGCATCAATGACCTGCTGAAAAAAATTAACCAATCCATGCACGGAAACAATCCAGCATACTATGTTCTTCCGTCCTCTTCCCGTTCAATTGCGCAGTACCTTCTTCTCTATGAACTGGCAGATGGTCAGGAACTGGATAAGCTGCTCAGTTTCAAAAACGATGTTGCCCGGCTGACAGTAAAAACGACCGCCCTCGGCACCAAACAGGTACGAGAACTTGCTGCTTTTGTAGAAAAAGAAGGAAAGAAAATTTTCGGTTCTTCAGCCAAGGTAGAAATGGCAGGGCACCTCTACTGGGTTAAAGCAATGAACGATCTGCTAGGAGCCGGGCAACAAAAAAGCTTTCTTACTGCTATCATTATTATCTCATTGCTGATGTCTGTCTGCCTCCGCTCACTAAAGCTTGGGCTTATTAGTATCGTTCCAAATATATTCCCTGTCCTGATCACATTAGGTCTTATGGGAGCTACCGGAATGTATATGGATATGCCTCTTATGAGTTTCAGTGCCATCATCATTGGAGTTGCAGTGGATGATACCATTCATTTCCTCTTCAGATTCAAAAAGGAATTTGCCTGTTACGGCTCTTACAGCAAAGCAATCACATCAACATTGCGTACTGTCGGCAAGCCACTAATGTTTACAACCGTGATTCTTGCTTCAGGGTTCAGTGTCCTCACCTTTTCAGAACTGACGGGGGTTGCAAAGTTCGGTGGTCTTGCGTGTTTTGCATTCATCTGGGCATTACTGGCAGACTTCTTTTTTGTTCCTTCACTGGTTCTACTTTGCAAACCTCTCGGCAAAGAAGTCATCACTCCTGCAAACCACACTACACCTCACAAGAGGAGCAATACAATGCAAGGAACAGTCATTGGTGTAATTGGAGGTTCAGGCCGCGTCGGTAAGGAAGCAGTAACGTATCTACTCAAAGAGACACCGTACTCCATTATAATCGGAGGACGGACATATAGACCACAAGAAATACCAGACTCAGACAGGACATCATTTAAAACGGTTGACCTATTCTCACCTGACTCTCTCAAAGAGTTTTGTTCTGCATGCACTATTGTAATTAATTGTGCAGGTCCCTCTGCACTTGTGAAAGATATCGTCGCATTGTCTGCGTTGGAACACGGAGCTCACTATGTTGATCCGGGTGGGCATAATCCTGTTTACCACACTCTGACGCAACACCAACAGAAGCTAAAAGAAAAAAAACGAGTCGCAGTCATTGCCTGCGGTATTCTTCCCGGTCTATCGGAGCTTTTCCCTATATACGAGGCACAGCAAGGCTTAGATACCATTAATTCAATGGAATATCACTACATCGGACGCGATAAATGGACTCATAACTCCGCATACGACATTGCATGGGGGGTAGGAAACATTGGCATCGGTGAGGCACCTATTATCTATACTGACGGGGTGCCCAAAGAAGTAAACCTGCTGACATCAGGAAAGAAAATCACCCTTCCGCAACCTGTCGGGACTTGCAAACTGTTTCCGGTTCTCAGAGAAGAAATGAGAGAGTTCATTACATTAAACAACATCAAAAACGTGGCGGCATACGGTAACAACTGGGGCTTTTGGGTCAGCATGGCAACCATCGTTATCAGTTTGTTCAAATGGCATCGTTCAGAAAGGCAGCTTCATCAGGCTGCAGAGCTTATTGTCAAAGCTGCACGTAAGGATATGAAAAACAAGAACCCCGGCTTCATGCTGCACCTTCTTATGAGGGGAACACAAAACGGTCAGCCAGCCTCTCTGACCAGCACACTGTATTTTGAAGACACATATCGGGCCACTGGAATTTGTGCAGCCATCACAGCCAGACTTATTGCCGAACAACAAATTCCTTCTGGCCGTTATTGGACTTCTCAACTGCCTAATATTGAACGTTTTATGCAGTACTTTCTACAACAAAACTACACAATAACCAGAAGTGAAAATATCGAATGCACCCCATGTATTCAGGAACCAGCAGCATGA
- a CDS encoding thioester reductase domain-containing protein, translating to MNSYCKNILLTGATGFLGAHLLNELMRKTDATIYCLVRTPQQDSSEDRLMRNLAYLFGEEQIVQWNTKRIIPVLGDVGQDNLGLSVELYNMLSETVDTIFHSAAMMWHFGQLDQFSEVNVKGVRRLLSFAEKGISKRLNHISTLAVSGRRCDNPENLFTENDFHENMECPNAYVQTKYEAERILLPALNQKKGIRIFRPGFIMGDSLTGKFKEHITMDAQYLHLRGHILMETAPPLYDDDFMDITPADYAADAITHIALTPETENSVFHICNPQPILKSEIWECVRNWGYPIRTLPAETYMEEVLTLDESEAFLEGLKDIIVYLSDYEKSPAVFKCSNTLKALEGTEIHCPPPDKELLQKYLAYCVKTNFIPAPSSNTGGERA from the coding sequence ATGAACTCATATTGCAAAAATATTCTGCTGACCGGTGCAACAGGCTTTCTGGGAGCACATCTGCTCAATGAACTGATGCGCAAAACCGATGCTACAATATACTGCCTTGTCCGTACTCCGCAGCAAGACAGCTCAGAAGACCGCCTTATGCGCAATCTTGCGTATCTCTTCGGAGAAGAACAAATAGTACAGTGGAACACGAAAAGGATTATTCCAGTACTGGGTGATGTCGGACAAGATAATCTTGGGCTTTCTGTTGAGCTATACAACATGCTGAGTGAAACAGTGGACACAATATTCCACAGTGCTGCAATGATGTGGCACTTCGGACAACTTGATCAATTCTCAGAAGTTAATGTGAAAGGCGTAAGGCGCCTTCTGTCCTTTGCTGAAAAAGGCATTTCCAAAAGACTGAACCATATCTCTACGCTGGCAGTCAGTGGAAGGCGTTGTGACAACCCTGAAAATCTTTTCACCGAAAATGACTTCCACGAGAATATGGAATGCCCCAATGCCTATGTACAAACGAAGTATGAAGCAGAACGGATACTGCTTCCTGCTCTCAACCAGAAAAAGGGTATTCGTATTTTCCGTCCCGGATTTATCATGGGCGATTCACTCACTGGGAAATTTAAAGAACACATAACGATGGACGCCCAATATCTGCATTTACGCGGGCACATCCTTATGGAGACAGCCCCTCCTCTCTACGATGATGACTTTATGGACATTACTCCGGCAGACTATGCTGCAGATGCCATTACCCATATTGCTCTGACGCCTGAGACAGAAAATTCCGTCTTTCATATCTGCAACCCCCAACCGATCCTCAAATCAGAAATCTGGGAGTGTGTACGAAACTGGGGATACCCAATCCGTACACTTCCTGCAGAAACGTATATGGAAGAGGTGCTCACCCTTGACGAGTCAGAAGCCTTTCTTGAAGGATTAAAAGATATCATTGTCTATTTAAGCGACTACGAAAAATCTCCGGCCGTTTTCAAATGCAGCAACACCCTCAAGGCACTGGAAGGAACAGAAATCCACTGCCCTCCACCTGATAAGGAGTTGCTACAAAAATATCTTGCCTACTGCGTCAAAACAAACTTTATCCCCGCACCATCATCAAACACAGGAGGAGAGCGCGCATGA
- a CDS encoding acyl-CoA dehydratase activase has protein sequence MSSGKGNPPLILGIDVGSVSIDIVLLSQSHTIQYGSYTRHHGQPDTVLYTKLSELEKDYSFSTVAITGTGAKRLAALLGGHAVNEVVAQVEAANNFYPQARAIIDIGGQDSQYIQLEETEKGTLRLKDFSVSSMCASGTGSFLDQQAARLNLSIDTEFAREALRSSHPARIAGRCSVFAKSDMIHLQQKGTPVQDIVAGLCHALVRGFKSSVVGTKNLQPPIAVVGGVAANDGVIAALHSELKLEKNSLFRPDNFALSGALGAAAFILSHPTTYEKYKGANNFKHELSKELTTNSVLQPLPVPTQKPMQTSAPLLQKGEKIPAFLGIDIGSISTNLVLIDTKCNVLSKQYLMTASQPIKAVKEGLENLQKRFAHAVEIKGVATTGSGRHLIGDLVGADIMVNEITAHAKAAVFSDPQVDTIFEIGGQDSKYVHLSNGVVDDFTMNKACAAGTGSFLEEQAERLNISIKKDFSDMALSAPTPVNCGEQCTVFIESEVIRHQQNGTSLADITAGLAFSIATNYLHKVIENRAIGNHILFQGGVAFNTAVHSAFEVLTGKKLIVPEHHEVMGALGCCLLAKETYDAKDISASHFLGFNSLQHEITQKSFQCNKCENRCDIIKVTLADHPPLFYGGRCERYEVRRHENVTTKLPDLIAAREQLMFFAYQPRTIHPAPKGTIGYPRVLTFHEYYPFFNAFFNELGFSLLLSPQTNSTIIRNGVGSVASATCFPTKIAHGHVAWMKQAIQEGKADYMFIPSIRETFPTCDSHPYANHCSYIQYIPDLTNEAFSLEEEGIPLLKPSLHFRLGKKQMMKELLKTAKQIGITSKKAVSDAFQRAMETQRKFTKQRIELGEKCLQNLPPNTPTLILSGKMHNIYDAGTNLNIGRIFRERGILVIPMDLLDLQHSPEVGEAWRNMTLAMGQKTLVVADAVRKNPNLHAVYLANFGCVNDSIYPDFFKREMGDKPFLLLEIDEHSAEAGVITRCEAFLDAISNKTVPASIPPHRITKKEYDPDGERVLYLPHAANGMGVWAAALRASGVNAQILPPPDDRSLHWGRTCLNGKECLPCTLMTGDMLRLIKDTGMPPEKTAFFMPGSCGSCRYDLFNTLQQVVFEDMGLEDVVLVDEYKNANQKLHSIMSSKEYGLLAWKGFIAADILEKLRMHIRPYEISAGTTDLTYKACLAHVISTIEKNGNVEEVIAHAVDLFAVIERQTEQRPVIGLVGEAYLRNVDYASDHLISKLEKLGVEVHMPAIMEVLWYSLYKERYYKAQGGETLSGMFLKLQHSMLTAVEKKLRRHTKSILPHPFEARVWDTIAKSGFTLDAGLGFGAALEIASHGVQGIVHAIPFNCVPGLMIQGLEKRFRRMHPQIPFLTVAFHGHNDPSVEIRLEALVHQCKEIHTQFSAIKKTA, from the coding sequence ATGAGTTCCGGTAAAGGCAATCCCCCTCTTATCCTCGGTATTGATGTCGGCTCAGTAAGTATAGATATTGTTCTTTTATCCCAAAGCCACACTATACAATACGGCAGCTACACCCGACACCACGGACAACCTGACACTGTACTTTATACCAAGCTCAGTGAACTGGAAAAAGACTATTCATTCTCAACTGTCGCTATTACAGGAACAGGAGCTAAGCGGCTCGCAGCCTTGCTGGGGGGGCATGCGGTCAACGAAGTTGTTGCACAAGTTGAAGCAGCCAACAATTTCTACCCACAAGCCCGCGCCATTATTGATATCGGTGGGCAAGATTCACAATATATTCAACTTGAAGAAACTGAAAAAGGAACACTGCGTCTCAAAGATTTCTCTGTCAGTTCCATGTGCGCTTCCGGAACAGGCAGTTTCCTCGATCAACAGGCAGCCAGACTAAACCTCTCCATTGATACTGAATTTGCCCGGGAAGCGTTACGCTCCTCCCACCCTGCCAGAATTGCAGGCCGCTGTTCTGTCTTTGCAAAATCGGACATGATCCATCTGCAACAAAAAGGCACTCCCGTTCAAGATATTGTCGCGGGCCTGTGCCATGCATTAGTACGCGGATTCAAATCTTCAGTCGTAGGCACAAAAAACCTGCAGCCCCCCATTGCTGTTGTAGGCGGAGTGGCGGCCAATGACGGCGTCATTGCTGCTTTGCACAGCGAATTGAAACTGGAAAAAAATTCTCTTTTTCGTCCGGATAACTTTGCGTTGTCCGGTGCTCTGGGTGCAGCAGCATTCATATTGTCGCACCCGACGACTTATGAAAAATATAAAGGCGCTAACAACTTCAAGCATGAACTTTCCAAAGAATTGACCACAAACTCCGTGTTGCAACCACTTCCGGTCCCAACACAAAAGCCCATGCAGACATCTGCGCCCCTGCTTCAAAAAGGAGAAAAAATTCCCGCATTCCTCGGAATAGACATCGGTTCGATATCAACCAACCTTGTACTCATTGATACTAAGTGCAACGTTCTATCGAAGCAGTACCTTATGACAGCAAGCCAGCCTATCAAGGCCGTAAAAGAAGGACTGGAAAATCTTCAGAAACGCTTTGCCCACGCTGTTGAAATTAAAGGAGTTGCAACTACCGGCTCCGGTCGTCATCTCATTGGAGATCTAGTAGGGGCAGACATAATGGTCAATGAGATCACCGCTCATGCCAAAGCCGCTGTATTTTCCGACCCTCAAGTCGATACCATTTTTGAAATCGGCGGTCAGGACTCCAAATATGTCCATCTTTCGAATGGCGTTGTTGATGATTTTACCATGAACAAAGCTTGCGCTGCCGGAACAGGCAGTTTTCTGGAAGAACAGGCCGAACGCCTGAATATTTCGATTAAAAAAGACTTTTCAGACATGGCCCTGAGCGCACCAACTCCGGTGAACTGCGGAGAGCAGTGCACTGTTTTTATTGAATCTGAAGTAATACGGCACCAACAGAACGGAACTTCCCTCGCTGACATTACCGCGGGACTTGCATTCAGTATTGCTACAAACTATCTGCACAAAGTTATTGAAAACAGAGCAATAGGGAACCATATCCTCTTTCAAGGAGGGGTAGCATTTAACACCGCTGTTCATTCAGCATTTGAAGTGCTTACAGGCAAAAAACTTATAGTACCAGAACATCATGAAGTAATGGGGGCACTTGGCTGCTGCCTACTGGCCAAAGAAACTTATGACGCCAAAGACATCTCAGCATCACACTTCCTTGGCTTCAACAGCCTACAGCACGAAATCACTCAAAAATCATTTCAATGCAACAAGTGTGAGAACCGCTGCGATATCATCAAGGTCACCCTTGCAGACCACCCGCCCCTTTTCTACGGCGGACGATGCGAACGTTACGAAGTACGTCGCCATGAGAACGTAACAACTAAACTGCCAGACCTAATTGCTGCACGTGAACAACTTATGTTTTTTGCATATCAGCCACGCACTATACACCCTGCCCCAAAAGGGACTATCGGCTATCCACGAGTTCTTACGTTCCACGAGTATTATCCTTTCTTCAACGCGTTTTTCAATGAACTCGGCTTTTCCCTGTTATTGTCCCCCCAGACAAACAGTACAATCATACGCAACGGTGTCGGTTCCGTTGCCAGTGCAACATGTTTTCCTACAAAAATTGCGCATGGGCATGTGGCTTGGATGAAGCAGGCGATACAGGAAGGAAAAGCTGACTATATGTTTATTCCCTCAATCCGTGAAACATTCCCTACCTGTGATTCACATCCTTACGCGAATCATTGCAGCTATATTCAATACATTCCTGACTTAACAAATGAAGCTTTTTCTTTAGAGGAAGAAGGCATTCCTCTGCTTAAGCCTTCTCTACATTTTAGATTAGGCAAAAAGCAGATGATGAAGGAACTTCTGAAAACAGCAAAACAAATAGGAATTACAAGTAAAAAAGCTGTCAGCGATGCTTTTCAACGTGCAATGGAAACTCAGCGCAAGTTCACAAAGCAACGTATTGAACTTGGAGAAAAGTGCCTCCAAAACCTTCCCCCAAACACGCCTACGCTCATTCTATCCGGTAAAATGCATAACATCTATGATGCTGGCACAAACCTAAATATCGGACGTATATTTCGTGAGCGCGGTATACTTGTTATCCCTATGGACCTACTTGATCTTCAGCACTCACCGGAGGTTGGTGAAGCATGGCGCAATATGACCCTTGCTATGGGGCAAAAAACACTTGTTGTTGCAGACGCCGTACGGAAAAACCCGAACCTCCACGCTGTATATCTCGCAAATTTTGGATGTGTGAACGACTCTATTTATCCGGACTTCTTTAAACGTGAAATGGGCGATAAGCCGTTTCTGCTCCTTGAGATAGATGAACACTCCGCAGAAGCAGGGGTTATCACCCGATGCGAAGCATTTCTTGATGCAATCTCAAATAAAACGGTACCTGCATCTATCCCTCCACATCGTATAACAAAAAAAGAATACGATCCCGATGGAGAAAGAGTTCTCTACCTGCCCCATGCTGCAAACGGAATGGGGGTATGGGCTGCTGCGTTACGTGCTTCCGGCGTTAATGCGCAAATTCTTCCGCCACCGGATGACCGGAGCCTGCATTGGGGAAGAACCTGCCTGAACGGCAAAGAATGCCTGCCGTGCACTCTTATGACCGGTGATATGCTGCGTCTCATTAAAGACACCGGTATGCCGCCTGAAAAAACCGCATTTTTCATGCCCGGTTCCTGCGGCAGTTGTCGATATGACCTCTTTAACACACTGCAACAAGTAGTTTTTGAGGATATGGGATTGGAAGATGTTGTTCTTGTAGATGAATACAAAAATGCCAACCAGAAACTGCACTCCATTATGTCCAGCAAAGAGTACGGACTTCTCGCTTGGAAAGGCTTTATAGCTGCAGATATTCTTGAAAAGTTACGGATGCATATACGCCCCTATGAAATATCTGCAGGCACAACCGACCTGACATACAAAGCATGCCTTGCACACGTAATCAGCACTATTGAGAAAAACGGTAACGTTGAAGAAGTAATTGCCCATGCTGTAGACCTGTTTGCAGTAATTGAACGACAGACCGAGCAACGCCCTGTTATTGGACTAGTAGGAGAAGCATACCTACGTAATGTGGATTACGCCAGTGACCATCTGATCTCTAAGCTTGAAAAGCTGGGCGTAGAAGTACACATGCCTGCCATTATGGAGGTACTATGGTACTCACTATACAAAGAAAGATACTACAAAGCGCAAGGCGGTGAAACTCTTTCCGGTATGTTCCTGAAATTGCAGCATAGCATGCTTACAGCTGTTGAAAAGAAACTGCGCCGACATACTAAATCTATCCTCCCGCATCCTTTTGAAGCTCGGGTATGGGATACTATCGCAAAAAGCGGCTTCACGCTGGATGCGGGGCTAGGCTTTGGAGCAGCGTTAGAAATAGCTTCCCATGGTGTTCAAGGAATTGTTCATGCTATTCCTTTCAACTGCGTACCAGGTCTGATGATTCAAGGACTGGAAAAACGCTTCCGCCGAATGCATCCACAAATCCCATTTCTTACCGTCGCATTCCATGGTCATAACGATCCAAGCGTAGAAATCCGACTTGAAGCCCTTGTGCACCAGTGCAAAGAAATTCACACACAGTTTTCGGCGATAAAAAAGACTGCATAA